DNA from Bos javanicus breed banteng chromosome 1, ARS-OSU_banteng_1.0, whole genome shotgun sequence:
TACTTTGAAAGTGGTAAACTTTTGCAGGTTCAATTGCTAGAATTACTGGTTTAAATGATACctgcatatttaattttcaaattccaGGTGAGTTATATATTTCAttcaaataatagcaaattatcTTCCATAAAGAAGACTAAACTTCCACCAACAATGAatgagtgtgaaaaaaaaaaaaaaccttaaaatgatAAAGAATTAGACATATGTAACAAGGCCTGGCTCTAACATTAGCCTCTGGCCCAATTTTATAGTTGAGGCATCCTTGCCTGTAGAATTAGGGAACACCCATACTAAACTGACTTTTCCATTAGTTAAAACCAAAGGTCAAGAAACAGGGCAGAAAAGTTGTCAGCCTCAGTTTCATCCTTTCTTAAGAAAGAAATTTCCTGCTAATCATTTTCCTAAAAGCGTTTTTCACATCTTTGTTTCTCAGACTGTAAATCAAGCGGTTCAGCATAGGTATAATGAATGCATAGAACACAGAGGTCACTTTATCAATATCCAGTAAATGGCAAGCACTCGGATGCAAATAAATGAAGATCAGGGTACCATCGTTGATAGAGACCACAATCAGATGGGATGCACAAGTAGagaatctttttcttcttccgTCAGCAGATTGTGCTTTAAGAATGGGTGCTATGATGAGGATATAAGAGAAGAGAACTGTTAGAAGGCAGAGGGCTTCCACTAAACTAGCAAAGACCACCAGTACAATGTCATGGATGTAGGTGTCAGTGcaggacagagagaagagaggggaggtGTCACAAAAGAAATGGTTAATTTCACTGGAGCAGAAAGACAGGTGAAAGGTATTAGTGGTGTGAATCACTGAGCTCATGGTGCCCCCTAAAAATGCTCCAATTGCAAGCTGGCAGCAAATCCTCTTGGACATAATAACAGTGTAAAGCAGGGGGTTGCAGATAGCTATGTACTGGTCATAAGCCATGACAGtcaagagaaaaggctctgtGTCCACCAAACAGCAGAAGAAATATAACTGTGCAGCACAGCCATTGTAAGAAATGGTCTTCTTATCA
Protein-coding regions in this window:
- the LOC133230292 gene encoding olfactory receptor 5I1-like, producing the protein MQVENSSVKTQFFLLGFSDHPELQSVLFAVFLSIYSVTLMGNLRMILLITISPHLHTPIYFFLHILSFIDACYSSVIAPKLLVDLISDKKTISYNGCAAQLYFFCCLVDTEPFLLTVMAYDQYIAICNPLLYTVIMSKRICCQLAIGAFLGGTMSSVIHTTNTFHLSFCSSEINHFFCDTSPLFSLSCTDTYIHDIVLVVFASLVEALCLLTVLFSYILIIAPILKAQSADGRRKRFSTCASHLIVVSINDGTLIFIYLHPSACHLLDIDKVTSVFYAFIIPMLNRLIYSLRNKDVKNAFRKMISRKFLS